The Esox lucius isolate fEsoLuc1 chromosome 20, fEsoLuc1.pri, whole genome shotgun sequence region GGTTTTTCTGGCATGTTGATGAATCTGTCACTCAAAATGTTAAACTGTATCTCACCTGTTCAGGTTGACTGCTAATAACAACCAAATCTGATTCTCTTTTTTTACAatcctctctgctttcagtccAGGTCTTCCATAATGCATCAGGGAATAAAATCAGGTAACAACTAGATTGGAATAACATCCAACCAACTTTACATGGGTTGCACTTTGTCACTGTAAAAGTAGAACATTATAGTATTAAAACCAGGTtacaatataataaatattcCTTGTAATTGGCAataaacactgctcaaaaaaataagggaacacataatcctcacagtataacaccaggTGAATTAAACTTCATGGTatatctgtccagttaggaagcataagctaTTGTGAATcactgtcacctgttttggtgcaaatgaaagtgacaacaggtgcactggagagggaacagcaagacaacccacaAAAGGGAATGGTTGTACAGGTGGTGgacacagacaattgctctctctttatcctacctgactgattcttctctaattttgcattttactagtgtccttgtcactactggttgcatgaggtggtacctgcaacCCATTCAGATTGCACAGGTCGTCCAGCTCcaccaggatggcacatccatacatgctgttGCAAGGTTTGTTGTGTCACCCTGTTCAGGTCCCAGTAAAGTTTAGGAATATGAGAATCAGTTTGAATGCAGCCCTTTTGTCATGTGACAGGAAGTGTTGCAGTGTAACCTATGTGTCATGTGACAGGAAAAATTCCAGTAGAGAAATGTTAGAGGCAAATGTGCCAGATAACTCATCCTGTTCTTTAAACTTTGCAAGTCGCAATGTCagtacatttgtaaaaataaaaaaataattgttgcaccttattttcatgtttctttAATACCGACACTTTATTTAGCTAATATTCACTTAGAATTTACTCTTTACTATTGTTCTATATGGATAACTTGCTTAGCAATATTAAGCACGTGTTTATATTGTAATAGCCTAATCTAATATTCTTAGATTGCATATAATTTCTTATTCTctgatacatacagtggggagaacaagtatttgatacactgccgattttgcaggttttcctacctacaaagcaggtagaggtctgtaatttttataatttttatcataggtacactcaactgcgagagacggaatctaaaaccaaaatccagaaaatcacattgtatgatttttaaataattaatttacattttattgcatgacatgtatttgatcacctaccaaccagtaagaattccggctctcacagaccttttagttcttttttaagaagccctcctgttctccactcattcccCTTATAACTGCACCTGattgaactctttacctgtataaaagacacttgtccacacactcaatcaaacagacaccaacctctccacaatggccaagaccagagagctgtgtgaggacatcagggataaaattgtagacctgcacaaggctgggatgggctacaggacaataggcaagcagcttggtgagaaggcaacaactgttggcgcaattattagaaaatggaagaagttcaagatgacggtcaatctccatcggtctggggctccatgcaagatctcacctcgtggggcatcaatgatcatgaggaaggtgagtgatcagcccagaactacacggcaggacctggtcaatgacctgaagacagctgggaccacagtctcaaagaaaaccattaataacacactacgccgtcatggattaaaatcctgcagcacacgcaaggtccccctgttcaagccagcgcatgtccaggcccatctgaagtttgccaatgaccatctggatgatccagaggaggaatgggagaagcttatgtggtctgatgagacaaaaatagagctttttggtctaaactctactcgccgtgtttggaggaagaagaagatgagtacaaccccaagaacaccattccaaccgtgaagcatggaggtggaaacatcattctttggggatgcttttctgtaaaggggacaggacgactgcaccgtattgaggggaggatggatggggccatgtatcgcgagatcttggccaacaacctccttccctcagtaagaacattgaagatggattttggctgggtcttccagcatgacaacgacccgaaacacacagctggggcaactaagtagtggctccgtaagaagcatctgaaggtcctggagtggcctagccagtctccagacctgaacccaatagaaaatctttggagggagctgaaggtctgtattgcccagcgacagccccgaaacctgaaagatctggaggtctgtatggaggagtgggccaaaatccctgctgcagtgtgtgcaaacctggtcaagaacttcaggatacgtatgatctctgtaattgcaaacaaaggtttctgtgccaaatattaagttttgcttttctgatgtatcaaatacttatgtcatgcaaattaattacttaaaaatcatacaatgtgattttctggatttttgttttagattccgtcactcacagttgaagagtacctatgataataattacagacttctacatgctttgtaagtgggaaaattttgttctcaacgaattacacaatgtacagtaaagattttgatctttaatatatttcaatcATTGTGTCCCGATGTGTgatatgtgttcccttaatttttttgagtagtgtatttaaaatgtcatatCTAACTAGTACAGTATTGTAAGTTAAGAAAGAAGGCTTACCACTTCCATTCGTTTTGGAACAATATTGATTGACAGGAAAATCATGAAGCAGATATATGACCTGAAGATTTGTCttcagtctgtctctttcttgtgTCAACTCTTCTTTGTCAGACATTAAATCTTGGTTTGCAGTGCTAATATTGCTATTATTACTTTGCAAAATTTGAATTGCTGTACTCAGATTGCTGTTGAGATTCATCAGATActgcttttgctctgagagTTCAGTGCtgactgtaagaaaaaaaaaagaaaatgctctTTGATTTCGACCTGCACTGCTTCAAATTCCACATGATAAAGTACATACTCACAGACACTGAGGCCTACGATGGCTGAAACCAAGAGGACACAAAGAACCCCCAGACACACTGCCACACCACGACAGGGCTGAGAGTGGGGCACAGGGCTGTTGTCCACTAGAATTAGGGGAGAAACAAGTATTACAAATACAGTAACTATGTCAGCATACAGTAaggttacatttacataatgttaATGAACTGTATGCAAATATCATAACCTACCTCCTATGGCAGGACTTTGATGAGTGGATGAACTTCCCTCAGCCTTTATCGCAGCATATactgtctcttcctcttttttctCTTGAAATGGGCACGTTAACAATAACAATGTTATTTGGGCACAGTACATTTTCCATCACAAATCACATTTAGTTTTTAATGTTATTCAGCATGTAcgctgacaaaaaaaatataaacaacaacCCAGAAAAGTTTTTCTGACAGTTAGTGTATAAATCATTTGATTGTACAAACCTACAATTTCAAATAACCCGACATCGCAGGAATTACATAAATATGTAACTGAATTTTAAACCGCGATTACTTTCACTGTCAGCAGTCGGATTCCTTTCAATCGTGTTTTGTGAATTATTTGTATATGAATGTAATTCCTGAGCGGTGCTgtt contains the following coding sequences:
- the LOC105031467 gene encoding CD209 antigen-like protein C, which translates into the protein MEEELNYSTVVFKNPIVSLQNEKKEEETVYAAIKAEGSSSTHQSPAIGVDNSPVPHSQPCRGVAVCLGVLCVLLVSAIVGLSVFSTELSEQKQYLMNLNSNLSTAIQILQSNNSNISTANQDLMSDKEELTQERDRLKTNLQVIYLLHDFPVNQYCSKTNGSVTKCNPCKVGWMLFQSSCYLILFPDALWKTWTESREDCKKRESDLVVISSQPEQEFISNQTKYYFDPYHGYWIGLSYQANNQSWMWVDGSAQSLGFWNTTAKNQNTCVLTIPTNKTLANWNAPGCSMNNRWICESTALNWSY